One Ictalurus punctatus breed USDA103 chromosome 21, Coco_2.0, whole genome shotgun sequence genomic window carries:
- the kif17 gene encoding kinesin-like protein KIF17 isoform X4: MASESVKVVVRCRPLNNREKTLNCKMVVSVNCSHCQCFIEKPGAAEEPPKQFTFDGTYFIDQTTEQMYNEIAYPLVEGVTEGYNGTIFAYGQTGSGKSFTMQGVSDPPAQRGVIPRAFEHIFETIQCAENTKFLVRASYLEIYKEEIRDLLGKDTKQKLELKEHPEQGVYVRDLSMHTVHSVGECERIMELGWKNRSVGYTLMNKDSSRSHSIFTIHLEICNIDAAGEDHLRAGKLNLVDLAGSERQSKTGATGDRLQEATKINLSLSALGNVISALVDGRSKHIPYRDSKLTRLLQDSLGGNTRTLMVACLSPADNNYEESLSTLRYANRAKSIQNRPRVNEDPKDALLRQYQEEIKQLKALISGQLGTASLDCQRSQGSTGIHSRPQSSEKEKIKEDYEEKLAKLQADYDAEQESKAKLQDDIATLRMSYETKLSSLERAKATRASDDSTIEVSPVNGATAEPSEASQDMLQESEQSKGVIRAGPGGEPGVPESEVVATPDPLDQKHVLERLHHLEQEFVGGEQARNEELRQRRRQRKTLANQRKKQLIEALSQSNEDSDAVLLNVYDSIQEEVHAKNRLLENTQSKLKAAKLEIRDLQVEFAAERDDYLASIRRLERETQLLQGLLERMVMLVRRDCNYSNLERLRKEAVWDEESGMWRLPEVLVQKTALPAAVPLSAANSSSRLPGRRNSDSDPAEPFLEEEDRYKEMLNRSDSENIASNYFKMKRANQLLSGESKKNLASHSAVPGNGPSHQNSCGTNPTVEALLPRPFRLESLGIMPANSKAKRKKSKIYVS; this comes from the exons ATGGCGTCCGAGTCGGTGAAGGTGGTGGTCCGATGCCGGCCTCTGAACAACCGAGAGAAGACGCTCAACTGTAAGATGGTGGTGTCTGTTAATTGTAGCCACTGTCAATGTTTCATCGAGAAACCAGGAGCCGCCGAGGAGCCGCCCAAGCAGTTTACATTCGACGGGACATACTTCATCGATCAGACCACTGAGCAGATGTACAACGAGATTGCATATCCTCTGGTGGAG GGGGTCACTGAAGGATACAATGGCACAATTTTCGCTTACGgtcaaacaggaagtggaaagTCATTCACCATGCAGGGTGTGTCAGACCCCCCAGCTCAGAGAGGGGTCATACCAAGAGCTTTCGAGCACATCTTTGAGACCATCCAG TGTGCAGAAAACACAAAGTTCCTTGTGCGAGCCTCCTACCTTGAGATCTACAAAGAGGAAATCAGGGACCTTCTGGGGAAAGACACCAAACAGAAGCTGGAG CTGAAAGAACATCCAGAGCAAGGAGTGTACGTGCGAGACCTCTCCATGCACACGGTGCACAGTGTGGGGGAGTGTGAGCGGATCATGGAGCTGGGCTGGAAAAATCGCTCGGTGGGATACACACTCATGAACAAAGACTCTTCTCGCTCACATTCCATATTCACCATCCACCTGGAGATCTGCAACATAG ATGCTGCTGGTGAAGATCATTTACGCGCCGGGAAGCTCAACTTGGTGGACCTGGCTGGCAGCGAGCGCCAGTCTAAGACCGGTGCCACAGGAGATCGTCTTCAGGAAGCCACCAAAATCAACCTATCCCTGTCAGCACTGGGCAACGTCATCTCGGCACTGGTGGACGGACGCTCCAAGCACATCCCTTACCGCGACTCCAAGCTTACTCGCCTTCTTCAGGACTCCTTAGGTGGCAACACACGCACTCTCATGGTGGCCTGCCTCTCCCCCGCTGATAACAACTACGAGGAGAGTCTGAGCACACTGCGCTATGCCAACCGCGCCAAGAGCATACAGAACCGTCCACGTGTCAACGAGGACCCCAAGGATGCACTCCTGCGCCAATACCAAGAGGAGATCAAACAGCTGAAGGCGCTCATCTCCGGACAGCTCGGGACCGCAAGCCTCGACT gtcagaggtcacaggGGAGCACAGGCATCCACTCCAGACCACAGAGCAGCGAGAAGGAGAAGATTAAAGAG GATTACGAGGAGAAGCTTGCCAAGCTGCAAGCGGACTACGACGCAGAGCAGGAATCCAAAGCTAAGCTACAGGATGACATTGCAACCTTGAGAATGTCTTATGAGACCAAGCTGTCAAGCCTGGAAAGAGCAAAAGCTACCCGAGCAT CAGATGACTCCACCATAGAGGTCAGTCCTGTCAACGGAGCCACAGCAGAGCCCTCAGAAGCTTCCCAAGACATGTTACAG GAGAGCGAACAAAGCAAGGGAGTTATTAGAGCAGGTCCAGGGGGAGAGCCTGGAGTTCCAGAGTCAGAGGTCGTTGCTACGCCAGACCCACTGGATCAGAAACATGTTTTGGAAAG GCTTCATCATCTGGAGCAGGAGTTTGTCGGGGGAGAGCAGGCGAGAAATGAGGAGCTGAGGCAGCGGAGGAGGCAGAGGAAGACTCTGGCTAACCAGAGGAAAAAGCAGCTGATCGAGGCTTTGAGTCAGTCCAACGAGGACAGTGATGCCGTGCTGCTCAACGTCTACGACTCCATCCAGGAGGAGGTACATGCCAAGAATAGACTGCTGGAGAACACGCAGAGCAAG CTAAAAGCTGCCAAGTTGGAGATCCGAGATCTGCAGGTGGAGTTTGCAGCTGAGCGTGATGACTACCTGGCCTCCATCAGACGTCTGGAACGTGAAACGCAGTTACTGCAGGGCCTCCTGGAGCGCATGGTGATGCTGGTGCGCAGGGACTGCAACTACAGCAACCTGGAGCGCCTGAGGAAGGAGGCGGTGTGGGACGAGGAGAGCGGCATGTGGAGGCTGCCCGAGGTGCTGGTGCAGAAGACAGCGCTACCTGCAG CAGTGCCTCTATCGGCAGCCAACAGCTCTTCTAGACTCCCAGGACGCAGGAACTCCGACTCGGACCCAGCAGAGCCTTTCCTG GAGGAAGAGGACCGTTATAAGGAGATGCTGAACCGCAGTGACAGTGAAAACATTGCTAGTAACTACTTCAAGATGAAGAGAGCCAATCAGCTTTTATCAGGAGAGTCCAAAAAGAACCTCG CCAGTCACTCTGCTGTTCCAGGAAATGGCCCGTCGCACCAAAACTCCTGCGGAACAAACCCCACTGTGGAGGCCCTCCTCCCGCGCCCGTTTCGCCTGGAGTCTCTGGGAATCATGCCTGCCAACAGCAAAGCCAAGAGAAAGAAGAGCAAGATCTATGTCTCCTGA
- the kif17 gene encoding kinesin-like protein KIF17 isoform X2, producing the protein MASESVKVVVRCRPLNNREKTLNCKMVVSVNCSHCQCFIEKPGAAEEPPKQFTFDGTYFIDQTTEQMYNEIAYPLVEGVTEGYNGTIFAYGQTGSGKSFTMQGVSDPPAQRGVIPRAFEHIFETIQCAENTKFLVRASYLEIYKEEIRDLLGKDTKQKLELKEHPEQGVYVRDLSMHTVHSVGECERIMELGWKNRSVGYTLMNKDSSRSHSIFTIHLEICNIDAAGEDHLRAGKLNLVDLAGSERQSKTGATGDRLQEATKINLSLSALGNVISALVDGRSKHIPYRDSKLTRLLQDSLGGNTRTLMVACLSPADNNYEESLSTLRYANRAKSIQNRPRVNEDPKDALLRQYQEEIKQLKALISGQLGTASLDSLLAGQRSQGSTGIHSRPQSSEKEKIKEDYEEKLAKLQADYDAEQESKAKLQDDIATLRMSYETKLSSLERAKATRASDDSTIEVSPVNGATAEPSEASQDMLQESEQSKGVIRAGPGGEPGVPESEVVATPDPLDQKHVLERLHHLEQEFVGGEQARNEELRQRRRQRKTLANQRKKQLIEALSQSNEDSDAVLLNVYDSIQEEVHAKNRLLENTQSKLKAAKLEIRDLQVEFAAERDDYLASIRRLERETQLLQGLLERMVMLVRRDCNYSNLERLRKEAVWDEESGMWRLPEVLVQKTALPAVPLSAANSSSRLPGRRNSDSDPAEPFLEEEDRYKEMLNRSDSENIASNYFKMKRANQLLSGESKKNLASHSAVPGNGPSHQNSCGTNPTVEALLPRPFRLESLGIMPANSKAKRKKSKIYVS; encoded by the exons ATGGCGTCCGAGTCGGTGAAGGTGGTGGTCCGATGCCGGCCTCTGAACAACCGAGAGAAGACGCTCAACTGTAAGATGGTGGTGTCTGTTAATTGTAGCCACTGTCAATGTTTCATCGAGAAACCAGGAGCCGCCGAGGAGCCGCCCAAGCAGTTTACATTCGACGGGACATACTTCATCGATCAGACCACTGAGCAGATGTACAACGAGATTGCATATCCTCTGGTGGAG GGGGTCACTGAAGGATACAATGGCACAATTTTCGCTTACGgtcaaacaggaagtggaaagTCATTCACCATGCAGGGTGTGTCAGACCCCCCAGCTCAGAGAGGGGTCATACCAAGAGCTTTCGAGCACATCTTTGAGACCATCCAG TGTGCAGAAAACACAAAGTTCCTTGTGCGAGCCTCCTACCTTGAGATCTACAAAGAGGAAATCAGGGACCTTCTGGGGAAAGACACCAAACAGAAGCTGGAG CTGAAAGAACATCCAGAGCAAGGAGTGTACGTGCGAGACCTCTCCATGCACACGGTGCACAGTGTGGGGGAGTGTGAGCGGATCATGGAGCTGGGCTGGAAAAATCGCTCGGTGGGATACACACTCATGAACAAAGACTCTTCTCGCTCACATTCCATATTCACCATCCACCTGGAGATCTGCAACATAG ATGCTGCTGGTGAAGATCATTTACGCGCCGGGAAGCTCAACTTGGTGGACCTGGCTGGCAGCGAGCGCCAGTCTAAGACCGGTGCCACAGGAGATCGTCTTCAGGAAGCCACCAAAATCAACCTATCCCTGTCAGCACTGGGCAACGTCATCTCGGCACTGGTGGACGGACGCTCCAAGCACATCCCTTACCGCGACTCCAAGCTTACTCGCCTTCTTCAGGACTCCTTAGGTGGCAACACACGCACTCTCATGGTGGCCTGCCTCTCCCCCGCTGATAACAACTACGAGGAGAGTCTGAGCACACTGCGCTATGCCAACCGCGCCAAGAGCATACAGAACCGTCCACGTGTCAACGAGGACCCCAAGGATGCACTCCTGCGCCAATACCAAGAGGAGATCAAACAGCTGAAGGCGCTCATCTCCGGACAGCTCGGGACCGCAAGCCTCGACT CTTTGCTagcaggtcagaggtcacaggGGAGCACAGGCATCCACTCCAGACCACAGAGCAGCGAGAAGGAGAAGATTAAAGAG GATTACGAGGAGAAGCTTGCCAAGCTGCAAGCGGACTACGACGCAGAGCAGGAATCCAAAGCTAAGCTACAGGATGACATTGCAACCTTGAGAATGTCTTATGAGACCAAGCTGTCAAGCCTGGAAAGAGCAAAAGCTACCCGAGCAT CAGATGACTCCACCATAGAGGTCAGTCCTGTCAACGGAGCCACAGCAGAGCCCTCAGAAGCTTCCCAAGACATGTTACAG GAGAGCGAACAAAGCAAGGGAGTTATTAGAGCAGGTCCAGGGGGAGAGCCTGGAGTTCCAGAGTCAGAGGTCGTTGCTACGCCAGACCCACTGGATCAGAAACATGTTTTGGAAAG GCTTCATCATCTGGAGCAGGAGTTTGTCGGGGGAGAGCAGGCGAGAAATGAGGAGCTGAGGCAGCGGAGGAGGCAGAGGAAGACTCTGGCTAACCAGAGGAAAAAGCAGCTGATCGAGGCTTTGAGTCAGTCCAACGAGGACAGTGATGCCGTGCTGCTCAACGTCTACGACTCCATCCAGGAGGAGGTACATGCCAAGAATAGACTGCTGGAGAACACGCAGAGCAAG CTAAAAGCTGCCAAGTTGGAGATCCGAGATCTGCAGGTGGAGTTTGCAGCTGAGCGTGATGACTACCTGGCCTCCATCAGACGTCTGGAACGTGAAACGCAGTTACTGCAGGGCCTCCTGGAGCGCATGGTGATGCTGGTGCGCAGGGACTGCAACTACAGCAACCTGGAGCGCCTGAGGAAGGAGGCGGTGTGGGACGAGGAGAGCGGCATGTGGAGGCTGCCCGAGGTGCTGGTGCAGAAGACAGCGCTACCTGCAG TGCCTCTATCGGCAGCCAACAGCTCTTCTAGACTCCCAGGACGCAGGAACTCCGACTCGGACCCAGCAGAGCCTTTCCTG GAGGAAGAGGACCGTTATAAGGAGATGCTGAACCGCAGTGACAGTGAAAACATTGCTAGTAACTACTTCAAGATGAAGAGAGCCAATCAGCTTTTATCAGGAGAGTCCAAAAAGAACCTCG CCAGTCACTCTGCTGTTCCAGGAAATGGCCCGTCGCACCAAAACTCCTGCGGAACAAACCCCACTGTGGAGGCCCTCCTCCCGCGCCCGTTTCGCCTGGAGTCTCTGGGAATCATGCCTGCCAACAGCAAAGCCAAGAGAAAGAAGAGCAAGATCTATGTCTCCTGA